The genomic stretch GGACGGGCTGCTCGAAGTGCCGGCCGGGGGCGAACTCGCGTTCCTGCACCCGCTGCCGGTCGAGCGGCTGTGGGGCGTCGGCCCGGTCACCTCGGCCAAGCTGCGCGACCGGCGGGTCAACACGGTCGGCGACGTCGCCCGCATCGGCGAGGCGGCCCTGGTGTCGATGCTCGGCCCCGGCTACGGGCGGCACCTCTACGCGCTTGCCCACAATCGAGACCCCCGCCGCGTACGGGTCGGGCACCGGCGCGGCTCGATCGGCGCGCAAAGTGCCCTGGGACGCCGGCCCCGCCCGTTCGCCGAGGTCGAGGCCACACTCGACGCGCTGGTCGACCGGGTCACCCGGCGCATGCGCGGCGCCCAGCGGGCCGGCCGCACGGTGACGCTGCGGCTGCGCTTCGACGACTTCGGCCGGGCCACCCGGTCGCGGTCGCTGCTCAAAGCCACCATGCAGACCCGCCTGATCCAGGCGACCGCCCGTGACCTGCTGACCGAGGCCCGCGAGCTGATCGCCGCCCGCGGCCTCACCCTGGTCGGCGTGGCAGTGAGCAACCTCGACGGCGACGGCCACGTGCAGCCCTCCCTCTTCGACGACGCCGACGACGACCGTCTCGACATCGCCATGGACGCGGTCCGCGACCGCTTCGGCTCGACCTCCCTGACCCGAGCGGCCACCATCGGCCGCGAACTGGGTCCGTCGGTGCCGATCCTCCCGGACTGAGGTCCACCC from Paractinoplanes brasiliensis encodes the following:
- the dinB gene encoding DNA polymerase IV translates to MAILHADLDAFYASVEQRDDPALRGRPVLVGGGVVLAASYEAKAFGVRTPMGINQARALCPRAVVVPPRMRAYTVASKAVFEIFRDTTPLVEGISIDEAFLDVGGLLRVSGTPREIATRLRAEVRAQVGLPITVGIAGTKFLAKVASAVGKPDGLLEVPAGGELAFLHPLPVERLWGVGPVTSAKLRDRRVNTVGDVARIGEAALVSMLGPGYGRHLYALAHNRDPRRVRVGHRRGSIGAQSALGRRPRPFAEVEATLDALVDRVTRRMRGAQRAGRTVTLRLRFDDFGRATRSRSLLKATMQTRLIQATARDLLTEARELIAARGLTLVGVAVSNLDGDGHVQPSLFDDADDDRLDIAMDAVRDRFGSTSLTRAATIGRELGPSVPILPD